Below is a window of Bacteroidota bacterium DNA.
ACCATCGCTACAAAAAGGTGTATCTAAAGCTAAGGTGCCTTGTTTCAATGGAGCATTTGCTAGTGAATCTACAAAGTAGTGTGTAAAAGTTGTACCGTTGTCGTATGACTTCCAAAGAGACACATCAGTTCCTAATCTACCGGTTACTATTGCCACAATACTGTCTCTCACATCAATAGCGTAATTGTCTCCACCACCATAAGCCCATCTGGTAGAGTCATAACCAGGAAGTAATGTATGCTCAAAGTCCCAAGTCTGACCACCATCTGAAGAACGTGAATATGTCATGGGGGCTTTGATTCCATTTACTTTTGGTGCGGGTGGGTCAGAAGGAGCTGATGAATCAGCGTAGTTAGAGATAACGTGAATATAATTTAGTCCATCTGTACCGATTCTTGCCCACAAGGGTCTAAGTTTAGTTTGTGTTAAAATTGCTTGTTGTGTAAAAGCAGTATTGCCAATAGCACTATTAGTTGACATAATAAAACCGCCATCTTCTGCACTGTGTGCTATGATAACTTCTTTATTTCCTCCTATCAATGCAATACTGGGCCAGCCGGTTCTTTTAGTCTCGATTCGAGGAGTAGCACCATCTGCTACTGTCATCCAATTGGTCTTGTCGTTATGATTATATCCTGTGCCTCTGTTAGCAAAAGCATTGTCGGTGGCGGTAGTCCATACTGCACTAATTGTTCCGTCAGGATACAAAATAACTCTTTTGCCCATGGACGCATTTGACTGTTGGTCATACTTTGTATTGCCAATCTTGACAAATGAATAGTTAACATCGCGTCTTTCAACGGTAGTTGATTTTTTTGCGGGAGCAATGACAGGATTAGGATTGGTCTGTTGCACCACAGGTGCTTTGTCTTTTGTTGTTACCGGTTGATTTGAAATCGAAACCTGATTTGAGTTAATCTTGCTTTGGGCTGCTAAACTCCCTGTTGCAAGAAGAGGAATCATTAATAAGTAAATCTTTTTCATGTCTGAATGATATTGTATTTGTGGGTGTAAAAGTAGTTAAAATTGTTAACAAGGTAAAAAAAATGAAACGAAAATGCGAATTAATGGACTTCAATATTAAAAATACGGATAATCATTTCTCGCATAAGCTCACCTTCAGATGTATTATTGCCGCCCACTCCCTTTGATTTCAAATCGTAATATTTGAGAAGCGATAGGATGCTTTCAATTTTGTTTACGCTGTAATTTGCCCCGGCTATTTTATATTCTGTTAAGAAGAATTGGTTAATCCCCAATTTAGTAGCTAATTCTTGGGGTGGGAGGCTTTTAAATTCGTGAAAAAGAAGAATCTTGTTGAAATATGCAAATAGATTGCTGATTGTTAGCAGGAGAGGATTCTTGGCAGCGTCATTGGCAAAATAGTTAATGATTTGAATGGATTTGTTATAATTGTGTTCACCAATCGCTTTCTGTAATTCAAAAACATTGAAATCCTTACTTATTCCAATATTATCTTCAATATGTTTGGTATTGATAAGCTGAACTTCCGGTGGAAGTTGTATCAACATCTTGTCTATTTCGTTTTCTATTTTATTTAAATCGTTACCTAAATATTCTGCTATGAGTAAGGCTGCTTGTGAATGGATAGTTTTTCCGGTGTTTTTGATATGGTTTTCTATCCACATTGGAACTTGATTGTCATACAATCGGTCAAAGTTTGCAAAGGTGTATTTCTGAAATAGCTTGCCGACTTTTGTTCGTTGGTCAATTTTTTTAGATTTATAATTAATAACTAAAATGGTGCTTTTAAGCGGGTTTTCAAGATATGTATGAAAATCTTCTATCTGATCTTTGTGCAGGTTCTGTGCTTCTTTTACAATGATTACTTGATAATCGGCTCCCATCGGATATCGCTTGGCTGCCATAACAATATCTTTTACTTTGACATCTTTACCATAAAGCACAGATTGGTTAAATCCTTTCTCTTCAGGTTTTAATACCGTTTCTTCTATGAGATTAGACAGCTTGTCAATATAGTATGTTTCTTCCCCTTGCAGGAAATAAACAGGCGAAAATTCTCTGCTCTTCACTAAATTCGCAATCCTTTTATAATCGTCTATTGGATTTTTTGCCATAAGTACTGTTTATGCTTCTTTGTTTTTAATTTGCAGGTGCAATGCAAGCGATTAATCTGCCTGAATTTACACCTCTGCTCAAAAACTCTGGGCAAAGGAAGTACATTTTTGACTCTTTTCGAAAAAAGTTTGTAACGCTTACCCCGGAAGAGTGGGTGCGCCAGCATTGGTTGCATTTTTTGGTAAATTTTAAAGCAGTTCCCAAAGGGGGAGTGGGTGTAGAAGTTGCTCTAAAGTACAATGAAATGAGCAAGCGTGCCGATATTGTTGTCTTTAATAAAAGTCAAAAACCGGCATTGATTGTCGAATGTAAGGCTACGCACATAGAATTGTCTGAACAAACTTGTATGCAGATTGCGCATTATAATGCGGTTTTTAAAGCCCGATTTCTCATAGTGTCTAACGGAATTCAGCATTTCTTGTTCGAAGTTGATTTTGATGCAAATGACTATAAGAGGCTCACTGAGTTGCCTGACTATGGAGCTTGGTAAGAAGGAGTAATTTGTTTTTAAAGGGTATTAAATATAAATGTAACTTGTTCCCTCCACTCTTTGGTTATATCATCTAAATAAATCAATTTTGACCCCACTTTTAAACGAACACCTAATCAAATTAATTAAAGATGAATTGGAATGAATATATTGATTCAAACAAGCAACGTTTTATGGACGAATTGTTTGACTGGCTTAGAATCCCCTCAGTTAGTGCGGATAGCAAATTTAAAAATGATGTAAAAAGAGCCGCAGATTATCTGGCTGACAAATTCAAAGCAGCAGGGGCGGATAATATTACTATTGAACAGACCGCAGGTAATCCCATAGTGTATGCAGAAAAAATTATAAATCCTTCATTACCTACAATCTTGGTATATGGACACTATGACGTACAGCCTTCTGATCCTGACAATCTTTGGACTACACCGGCATTTGAACCGGCAATCAGAGATGGTAAAATCTATGCAAGAGGTTCTTGTGATGATAAAGGACAGGTTTATATGCATGTTAAAGCTTTTGAGACCATGATGCAGACAAATACACTCCCCTGCAATGTTAAATTTATGATTGAGGGAGAAGAAGAAGTAGGGTCAGCCAATTTGGGTATCTATTGCAAAGCTCACAAGGATAAACTGAAAGCCGATGTTGTGTTAATATCAGACACAGCCATGATTTCACTCGATACCCCGAGCCTGGATACAGGACTTAGAGGCTTGAGTTATGTGCAAGTTGAAGTAACAGGTCCTGATCATGACTTGCATTCAGGAGTGTATGGTGGCGCAGTTGCTAACCCCATCAATGTGTTGTGTACAATGATTGCTTCTATGCACGATGAAAATAGGCACATCACAATCCCCGGATTTTATGACAAAGTACTTGAATTGACAAATGAAGAAAGAATTGCATTAAACAAAGCACCTTTCAACCTTGAAGATTATAAAAAAGAACTTGGAATAGATGAAGTATTGGGTGAAACCTCTTTTACTACATTAGAAAGAACCGGAATTCGTCCAACCCTTGATGTAAATGGAATCTGGGGTGGATATACAGGAGAAGGAAGCAAGACAGTATTACCTTCCAAAGCCTATGCAAAAATATCCATGAGACTTGTTCCAAATCAACGTTCAGGAGAAATTACCGAATTGTTTACCAAGCACTTTTTAAGCATTGCACCTAAATCTGTAAAAGTAAAAGTTGAGGCTCATCACGGTGGCGAACCCGTTGTTACACCAACCGATTCTCATGCATACAAATCTGCTGCAAAAGCTATCAAAGAAACTTTTGGAAAAGACCCCATTCCAACCAGAGGCGGAGGAAGTATTCCCATTGTAGCCTTGTTTGAAGATGTATTAGGTTTGAAATCAATTTTGATGGGATTTGGCTTAGATTCAGATGATATTCACTCCCCTGATGAACATTATGGTGTTGAGAATTTCTACAAAGGAATTCAAACTATTCCTTATTTCTTCAAATACTTCTCAGAAAAGTAAATAAATCATACATTTGCCGTCCTTTAAAAGTTAACTGGAAAAGACCATGATGAATACAGCAGAAATCCAAAATTTATTAGGTGCTGAGTCAGAAAGTTTGATGACACATCAATCAAAAACCATTGGAAACGAATTGTTAACGCTCCCTGGTGCAGACTTTATTGACCGTACTTTTGCATTTAGTAACAGAAATCCTCAAGTTTTAAGAAACCTTCAGGCATTGTATGGCAACGGACGTTTGGCTAATACCGGCTATGTTTCAATTCTACCAGTTGACCAAGGGATAGAGCATAGTGCTGGAGCATCGTTTGCCCCCAATCCTATTTTCTTTGACTCAGAGAATATAGTAAAACTTGCTATTGAAGGAGGTTGTAATGCTGTTGCCTCAACATTCGGAGTGCTCGCATCTTGCTCTAGAAAATATGCTCATAAGATTCCTTTTGTTGTTAAAATCAATCATAACGAGCTTTTGACATACCCTAACAAGTATGATCAAATCGCATTTGGTTCAGTTGAAGAAGCATGGAATTTAGGAGCTGTGGCAGTAGGGGCAACCATTTATTTTGGTTCAGAAGAATCATCCAGACAAATTGTTGAAATTGCCGAAGCATTTGAAAGAGCGCATGAATTGGGAATGGCAACCATTCTTTGGTGTTATTTGAGAAATAATAATTTCAAGAAAGATGGAGTTGATTATCATACAGCAGCAGACCTAACCGGGCAAGCAAATCACTTAGGAGTAACAATCCAAGCGGATATTATTAAGCAAAAATTACCTACAAATAACGGTGGCTTTAAAGCGCTGAATTTTGGTAAGACACACGATAAAGTTTATTCTCAACTTACAACTGACCATCCCATTGACCTTTGCAGGTATCAAGTTGCAAATTGCTATATGGGTAAAGTAGGGTTAATAAATTCGGGTGGCGAAAGCAAAGGAGAGTCGGATTTAGCAGACGCTGTGAGAACTGCTGTTATTAACAAAAGGGCAGGAGGGCATGGTTTGATTTCAGGTAGAAAGGCTTTTCAAAAACCTATGAATGAAGGTATTAAGTTGCTTAATGCTATTCAGGATGTTTATCTTAACAAAGAAATTACCATAGCATAAACCTTGTTCGCTTGTACCGGATATTAACCTAACAGAAAAAACTATGAGTTGGTTTAAAAGAGTAAAAGAAGGAATTACAACAAAATCAAAGGAGAAAAAATATATCCCTGACGGATTGTGGAATAAATGCCCAAAGTGCAAAACAATCACACAATCCAAAGATTTGGTTGAAAATAAATATGTATGCCCATCTTGCAGTTATCATCACAAAATAAGTTCTGAAGAGTACTTTCACATTCTGTTTGATGAACAAAAATTCAAAGAGTTATATGCCGAAATAGTATCGGGTGACCCGCTTCAGTTTTTTGATACCAAATCATACACCGAACGCTTGGTTGAAACACAAGCCAAAACGGGTTTAAAAGACGCATTGCGTGTTGCAGTCGGGAAAATAAACGGTACTAAAACCGTTATTTCTTGTATGGATTTTGGTTTTATAGGTGGTTCGATGGGTTCTGTGGTGGGCGAAAAGATCGCACGCTCTATTGACTATGCCAGAGAGAATCAAATTCCACTAATTATTATTTCTAAATCGGGTGGTGCCAGAATGATGGAAGCTGCGTTTTCGCTCATGCAAATGGCAAAAACATCTGCAAAGCTTGCCCTGCTCAATCAAGAAGGGATACCTTATCTATCCATTCTTACTGACCCTACAACAGGTGGTGTAACTGCTTCATTTGCAATGTTGGGTGATTTTAATATCGCTGAACCGGAAGCCTTGATTGGGTTTGCCGGACCGCGCGTTATCAGAGAAACGATTGGAAAAGATCTTCCTAAAGGTTTTCAAAGTTCGGAGTTCCTACAAGAACACGGCTTTGTGGATTTTATAGTACCCAGAACCGAAATGAAAGAGAAGGTAGGTAATTTGCTTAAAATGATTTATACTAAAAAAACATCTGCTAAAAAAGTGGATAAAAGTGAGTAAAGGTAAAATCTTATTCTCTTATTTCGTGCCAATCAAAAACACATAAAATTAAAATATAAAAAGATATGAATTTCCCATCAGAATTAAAGTACACAAAAGACCACGAATGGGTCAAAGTTGACGGAGCTATTGCAACAATTGGAGTAACCGACTTTGCACAAGGAGAACTTGGAGACATCGTTTTCGTTGACATTTCTTCTCAAGGACAATCACTGAGTAAAGAGTCTGTCTTTGGAACTATTGAAGCAGTAAAAACTGTTTCTGATTTATTTATGCCGCTATCAGGAGAGGTTATTGAGATAAACTCTTCTCTTGACTCAACGCCCGATGCCATTAACTCAGACCCTTATGGGGAAGGTTGGATTGTAAAAGTTAAGATTTCTAACCCTGCTGAGTTAGACAGCTTGTTGGATGTGGCTGCTTACAAAGCCTTAACCGGAAACTAAACTATCCGTGTATTTCTCCCATCAGTCTTTTGTAAAAAGAATTTCACCTTTCTTTAAATACCAGTCCCCAGCATTGCTTTGGGGACTTTTTATTTGTTTACTTTTGTTATTGCCGATCGGAGATGCCGAGACTTCCTATGTTTTCGGTATTATCCCATTCGACAAACTGGTGCATTTCGTTCTTTTTTCATTTTTTGCTTTATTTACAAGAGTAGGGTGGGCTAAGTGGTACCGAAATGACTTCTTTGTCAGAAAAGCAAATACCTGGACAATAATAGAAGGTGTTGTATTTGCTTTTCTGACAGAGACCCTGCAGCAATTTACTTATTATAGAACTTTCTCATGGTTTGATATTTGTGCGGATGCCGTGGGTGTATTATTCGGATTATTGTTGTTTATTGTAATTTACAAACTATGAAATTTACCTTTTGTAAAATCAGTGTATTAAAATGTGAAACCATGAATGTGGTATTTGAATATAAATATAAATTTGCAAACCTTAAAAAAACAAAACTATGGAACTAAAGAAAAGCATTAAAGCCGATGTTGCCAGGAGAGCTACCTCGTTTTTCCTTGTTGGTCTATTGATTATTCAGTTAGTAGTACTCGGTGCATTTTCATACACTTGGTATGAGAAAACAACGGTTGCACCTACTATTACTAAAAGTGTAGGTACTAATGAAGTAATAGAACAAACAGAAATAACACAGCAAACTGCCTATTATGTGCCACCACCACCTCCCCCTACTGCAATTGAAGTGGTTGAAGATGACAAAGCAGATGATAATGTCGAAATTCAAAGCACTGATTTTAAAGATAATACAGTAGTGGATGCCCCATATCAGTATTATGGAATGACGCCTGGCGGCACTCCGGGAGCACCACCTCCTCCCACACACGTAGAAGAAGCTCCTATCTTTACTGTTGTGGAGATAATGCCTGAATACCCCGGAGGACAAAATGCAATGTTGAGTTTTATCATGAAAAACTTTCGTTATCCGGATGAAGCCAGAAGATTTGACGTAGAAGGTAGAGTATTGGTTTCTTTCTTGGTTGACGAGTCTGGTAATATTACAGAAGTGAGACCTTTATTGCCCGCTAATCGCCAACTTGGATATGGTTTAGAAGATGAAGCTGTCAGGGTGGTAAAAATGATGCCTAAATGGAAACCCGGTTTTCAACGAAACAAAGCTGTTAGGGTGCGTTATACTTTACCTATAAATTGTACATTAAATTAATCTTGTAAGATTTTATCTTTGAAGCCCCTACCATAGGGGCTTTTTTATTTATACTATGCAAGACATACACCATACCGAACAAGATTCTCATTATGATAATCTCGAGCAACTGTCCGCTAAAGAACTGTTGATTGGAATTAACACCGAAGATTCTTCTATAGCAAAATCTGTTGCACATGAATTACCATCAATTGAAGCATTGATAAATGTATGTTCTGAAAAACTCAATAAAGGCGGAAGACTATTTTATATCGGAGCTGGTACAAGCGGACGGCTGGGTATATTGGATGCAAGTGAATGTCCTCCAACTTATGGCGTGGACTATGACAAAGTTATTGGACTAATTGCGGGAGGTGATGCTGCTATAAGAAAGGCAGTTGAATTTGCAGAAGACAATACAGAACAAGCTTGGAAAGACTTGCAGCAGTTGAATATCAGCAAAAGTGATTTTTTAATAGGAATTTCAGCCAGTGGTAAGACACCTTATGTTGTAGGGGGACTTGAAATGGCTAAACAAAATGGTGTGTCAACCGGATGTATTTCTTGTAATAAGAATTCAAAGTTAGGTACGCTTGCGGACTACCCGGTAGAAGTTGCAACAGGTGCTGAATTTGTAACAGGAAGTACTCGCATGAAGGCAGGAACAGCTCAAAAAATGGTGCTCAATATGATCTCTACGGTATGTATGATTAAACTTGGAAGAGTAAAAGGAAACAAAATGGTAGATATGCAAATTGCCAATAATAAGTTGATTGATAGGGCTGTCAGAATGATTATGGGAGAGACAAATTTGGATGCAAACATGGCGGCAGAGGCGCTCAAAAAATTTGGATGTGTGCGGGCAGTTATTGAGCATTATAAATGATTCTTGGCTAAAACCGCGATAATTCGTACATTTACACCCTAATAAATAAATTGGAGTTTTGACAAAAGCGAAGCGTGCAATATCATTGACAGTTACAAAAGACATTCTATTACAAGCCTTTCAGTTGATGTGCCAAACTAAGGCAATGAACAAGATTTATGAGGAGAATAGACAAATCACAACTTATGTGCATTCCACTTCACGAGGACATGAGGCTATCCAACTGGCAACCGGATTCCTATTAGAATCTTATGATTATGCAGCACCCTATTATAGGGATGAAGCAATGCTGCTTGCAATCGGTATGCGACCTTATGAGTTAATGTTGCAACTGTTGGCAAAGAAAGATGACCCCTTCTCCGGAGGCAGAAGTTATTACTCTCATCCTTCTTTGAAACGAGAAACAATGCCCAAAATACCACACCAGTCAAGTGCTACAGGCATGCAGGCGATTCCTGCAACAGGTATGGCGCATGGAATCAAATACAAAGAACAAACAAAACAACTCAAAGGCTTAGAAATGCCAATAGTGCTTTGTTCATTAGGAGATGGATGTGTTACAGAAGGCGAAGTATCCGAAGCAATGCAAATGGCAGTATTAAAAGAACTACCCATTATTTATTTAGTTCAAGACAATGATTGGGGAATTTCGGCAACCGGTGCTGAGATGAGGGCTATGGATGCGTATGAGTTTGCTGCCGGTTTCAAAGGTTTGAAAAGAGTCAGAACTGATGGTGCAGACTTTGTGCAATGCTATGAGGACATGAAAGACGCCATAGATTGGGTGCGCAAAAATAGAAAACCAGTTTTGGTGCATGCCAAAGTTCCTCTTTTGGGACATCATACATCGGGAGTACGTAGTGAATGGTATAGAAATGATTGGGCAGAGAATGAGAAAAATGATCCTTTTCCAAGATTGTTGCAGACTTTAATAGAGCTTGGAGAAAGCACCGGCACCCTTGATACGATTCGCAAAGAAGCTGAAGAGTTTATTGCCGAAGAGTTTGCTAAAGCAATTACCGCACCTGAACCGGAACCTCAGTCTGTTTATGAACATGAGTTTGTCAGCACGCCAATAACAGAGGAGCTTGGTATAAGAGAGCCTGCCGGCAAAGATCCTATTGTGATGGTGGATGCAGCCTTGTTTGCCTGCGATGAAATTCTGAAAAAACATCCTGAAGCCCTATTATATGGTCAAGATGTAGGAGCAAGGCTGGGTGGAGTTTTTAGAGAAGCAGCTACACTGGCTCAAAAGCATGGTGATGCGCGTGTTTTCAATACCCCTATTCAAGAAGCATATATAGTGGGTTCGACTGTCGGAATGAGTGCAGTTGGACTCAAGCCTATTGTTGAAATTCAGTTTGCGGATTATATCTGGCCAGGTGTAAATCAATTAGTAGAGGAGGTTTCCAAATCGTGTTATTTGTCAATGGGTAAATACCCTGTGTCAAGTGTAATCAGAATACCAACAGGTGCTTATGGTGGCGGTGGTCCATATCATTCCGGCACAGTTGAGTCAAGTATATTGCCCATCAAAGGAATTAAGGTTGTTTATCCAAGTAATGCCGCTGATATGAAAGGGTTGCTTAAAGCCGCATTCTATGACCCCAATCCGGTTGTCATATTTGAGCACAAGGGATTGTACTGGAGCAAAGTACCGGGTACCAATGCTGCCAAAACCCCCGAACCTTCGGAGGATTATGTGATACCGCTGGGTAAGGGCAGGGTTGTGTTAGAGGCAAATATTGAAAATGTAAAAAAAGGTGATTCTGTGGCAGTAATTACGTATGGAATGGGAGTGTATTGGGCATTGAATGCTGCCAAAAATCTCAATGACAGAGTTGAAATTATAGATTTGAGAACACTCAACCCTTTGGATGAAGAGTTGATTTATAATACAGTCATTAAACACGGAAAAGCATTGGTGCTAACTGAGGAGACACAACGTAATTCATTTGCTGAAGCCATTGCAGGAAGAGCTTCTGAGAAGTGTTTTAGGTTTTTGGATGCACCTATCAAAGTAATAGGAGCAGCCAACCTGCCCGCAGTGGCAATGAACAAGAACTTAGAATTCGAAATGTTGCCGAATGCAGATAAAGTACAAGCTGCTTTGGATGAATTACTTAATTATTAATATACAACGATTCACAACACATAATGAGTCATGTGAAATTTGATAACTCCTTAATCTTTAGTTACTTGAATTTCATATCGGGTAAGAATTTCCAATGCTTTTTCTAAAATAGGTTGAAAAAGGTCAGGATTCTTTGAATAGTAATCAAGGCTTTGCTCAAACTGTTGTCGTGTCACTTTATGTTTGTTAAAAACAAATTCATAATCAGCACCAACATTACCCTTATACACTCTTTTGACACTTGTAACAGGTTTGGATTCAGTGGGTTCATAGCTAATTGCTTCTTGTCCTTCTTTAGTTGTTACTATCTCTTTTAATGATTCTAAGACGGATGTCTTTTGTTTTGGACCATCAGCAGTGTCAATGCGCACTGATTTTTGGGATTCTTCTGCTCCTTTAGGTGCCACTCCGGATTGATAAGCAGCATCAATTATTTTGAGCTCTGCAACTATTTGGCTCATGGTTTGATCCGCAATCAGATTTTTAGGTTGATTAGATTGAGGTCTGCTACAACTTGCAATTAATATGATGAGTAATAAAATAAATACTCGTTGTAATTTGTATGACCTATCGTAATTAAACCCTAATGTCATAGATGGTTTAGGCTATTTTCTTTTGCCAGTATAAGGGTCAATTCCTTTTTTCTTAGCATAGTCTTCCATTCTTTTTTGGAAATAACTTTTCTTGAGATTTACTTTCTTTTTCTTGTTTTCAGCAATTTGTTTGTGTAGTTTGTCTTCATCCACAAAACGTTTGAAAATGGCTTGTTGTCCAAAGGTTATCATATTAGCCAAAAAGTAATAATAGCTAAGTGCAGCAGGATAATTGTTGAAGAAACCAAGGAACATGATTGGCATTACATATGAAATGATTTTCATTTGTGCACCTGCAGCTGTCAGTTGATTGTTAAGCCTTGTATAAATAATTGTTGATGCAGTCATCAATAATGTAAACAAACTGACATGATTCCCGTAAAAAGGTATAGAAAAACCACCGGGAAAATTAAAAATAGAGTCATATTGAGAAAGGTCACTTGCCCACAAGAATGATTGTTGCCTAAGTTCAAAAGAAGAAGGGAAGAAACTGAACATGGCAATCAGAATAGGAAATTGCAAGAGCATCGGCAAGCAGCCCCCCATGGGACTTACTCCGGCTTTCTTATACAAATTCATGGTATCCATCTGGGTTTTTGCCATATCTCCCTTGTTTTTCTCTTTAATTTCATCAAGTTCGGGCTTGAGTAATCTCATCTTAGCCGTTGATAAATAAGACTTGTAAACCAGAGGAAATAAAAGCATCTTAATAAAAATGGTTAGCAACAGAATGATAATCCCGAAGTTTCCTATATATTTACTTAAAAAGGCAAAGGTAGGAATGACCAAAAACTGATTAACCCAACGGAAAAGAGTCCAGCCCAAAGGGATGATGTCTTCTAGCTCAACACCTTCTGCTTTAAGTGTTTTGAAATGATTGGGTCCATAAAAAAATCTCAAATTGAATACCTCATTACTTTTATTTTCAAAGGGTAAATCGAGTTGCGCTTTATATAGTTTGATATCCTCAAGTTGGTTCTTTGCAGAGTCTACGGTAACCTCGCCATCCTTTTGAAAACCTTCCTTTAGAATGACGGTATTATTAAAAAACTGTTGTTTGAATGAAACCCATTGAATCGGAGCTTTTAAATTCTCTGATTTATATTTAGTTTCACTAATATAATCAGGCTTATCACCAATATACCGATAATAGATTGTAGATTTCAAACGTTCTGTTTCTGCTATTAGCTCTTGTTTTGGTACCTCAACTTCTTTGTAATAGGTGAGTAAAGAATTGGGTTGAATATACTGATCCATATTCACAAGCGCAAACTGTTGGTTCAAGCCATATCCATCCGAGTCAATTTGGTAGATAGATTCGATATAGGAGTTTGCATCAAAGTTGAGTCGGAATGTAAGTTTATTGCTGTCTTGTTTAACTAAATCCCAATATACTTTGTTTGTATAAAATGCGTCATTCTTAGTGTTAAATACAAAATAATCATTTGCGTCATCTTTATCAAAAAGAATCAAGTCTCTATTTTTGGTTGTATCGGCACGAAGGTATTTGAGCACCTGAACTTTGTTTACTCTTGCACCTTTATTGGAGATTGTAACCTTGATATCATTGTTTTTAAGAGTGTATTCTTTTTCTTCACCAAAAAACTTGTGTGAAATTTCACCAAAACGCGCTTGTAATGCCTGCGAATCTTGTACAACTTCTTTTACAATAGTATCAATAGAAGCCATCTGAGCTTTGGCTTCGTGTTCTTGTTGAATTTTAACCGAAGCAATAGAATCACTAATGTGCTTTCTTTCGGCAAGTTGTTCTGCGCTGGGTTGATTGAGATAAGAATAGCCAATGAGAATGCCTAAAATAAGGAGTAA
It encodes the following:
- a CDS encoding T9SS type A sorting domain-containing protein; protein product: MKKIYLLMIPLLATGSLAAQSKINSNQVSISNQPVTTKDKAPVVQQTNPNPVIAPAKKSTTVERRDVNYSFVKIGNTKYDQQSNASMGKRVILYPDGTISAVWTTATDNAFANRGTGYNHNDKTNWMTVADGATPRIETKRTGWPSIALIGGNKEVIIAHSAEDGGFIMSTNSAIGNTAFTQQAILTQTKLRPLWARIGTDGLNYIHVISNYADSSAPSDPPAPKVNGIKAPMTYSRSSDGGQTWDFEHTLLPGYDSTRWAYGGGDNYAIDVRDSIVAIVTGRLGTDVSLWKSYDNGTTFTHYFVDSLANAPLKQGTLALDTPFCSDGTMDVLIDANGKCHVWYGLGRVLKTDSTDDSYSFFPGTAGLMYWNEGTTEPGIIAYGAMFDRDQDGGYSIEKGTYWNLENGNIPSDIYSVARLGNTSVLRQPSAGIDADGNLYVAFSMPVEGALDDNSLNYRAIYIMYSKDGGATWHGPQCLTKILNKENDFPSIARRVNEYVHLIFQQDDIPGTNLANNSASANNHPISENGNDIMYAAIPKQDVLDSIVGNLWSLNVQEIKNNSQVFVVSQNVPNPFSGQTDITIYLNGYTPVLNVEVKDLTGKIVISNKITNLNQGNHVITLDGTNLSSGVYFYTLTAGNNTITRKMIVE
- the holA gene encoding DNA polymerase III subunit delta codes for the protein MAKNPIDDYKRIANLVKSREFSPVYFLQGEETYYIDKLSNLIEETVLKPEEKGFNQSVLYGKDVKVKDIVMAAKRYPMGADYQVIIVKEAQNLHKDQIEDFHTYLENPLKSTILVINYKSKKIDQRTKVGKLFQKYTFANFDRLYDNQVPMWIENHIKNTGKTIHSQAALLIAEYLGNDLNKIENEIDKMLIQLPPEVQLINTKHIEDNIGISKDFNVFELQKAIGEHNYNKSIQIINYFANDAAKNPLLLTISNLFAYFNKILLFHEFKSLPPQELATKLGINQFFLTEYKIAGANYSVNKIESILSLLKYYDLKSKGVGGNNTSEGELMREMIIRIFNIEVH
- a CDS encoding type I restriction enzyme HsdR N-terminal domain-containing protein, yielding MQAINLPEFTPLLKNSGQRKYIFDSFRKKFVTLTPEEWVRQHWLHFLVNFKAVPKGGVGVEVALKYNEMSKRADIVVFNKSQKPALIVECKATHIELSEQTCMQIAHYNAVFKARFLIVSNGIQHFLFEVDFDANDYKRLTELPDYGAW
- a CDS encoding dipeptidase, which produces MNWNEYIDSNKQRFMDELFDWLRIPSVSADSKFKNDVKRAADYLADKFKAAGADNITIEQTAGNPIVYAEKIINPSLPTILVYGHYDVQPSDPDNLWTTPAFEPAIRDGKIYARGSCDDKGQVYMHVKAFETMMQTNTLPCNVKFMIEGEEEVGSANLGIYCKAHKDKLKADVVLISDTAMISLDTPSLDTGLRGLSYVQVEVTGPDHDLHSGVYGGAVANPINVLCTMIASMHDENRHITIPGFYDKVLELTNEERIALNKAPFNLEDYKKELGIDEVLGETSFTTLERTGIRPTLDVNGIWGGYTGEGSKTVLPSKAYAKISMRLVPNQRSGEITELFTKHFLSIAPKSVKVKVEAHHGGEPVVTPTDSHAYKSAAKAIKETFGKDPIPTRGGGSIPIVALFEDVLGLKSILMGFGLDSDDIHSPDEHYGVENFYKGIQTIPYFFKYFSEK
- a CDS encoding class I fructose-bisphosphate aldolase; the protein is MNTAEIQNLLGAESESLMTHQSKTIGNELLTLPGADFIDRTFAFSNRNPQVLRNLQALYGNGRLANTGYVSILPVDQGIEHSAGASFAPNPIFFDSENIVKLAIEGGCNAVASTFGVLASCSRKYAHKIPFVVKINHNELLTYPNKYDQIAFGSVEEAWNLGAVAVGATIYFGSEESSRQIVEIAEAFERAHELGMATILWCYLRNNNFKKDGVDYHTAADLTGQANHLGVTIQADIIKQKLPTNNGGFKALNFGKTHDKVYSQLTTDHPIDLCRYQVANCYMGKVGLINSGGESKGESDLADAVRTAVINKRAGGHGLISGRKAFQKPMNEGIKLLNAIQDVYLNKEITIA
- the accD gene encoding acetyl-CoA carboxylase, carboxyltransferase subunit beta, which produces MSWFKRVKEGITTKSKEKKYIPDGLWNKCPKCKTITQSKDLVENKYVCPSCSYHHKISSEEYFHILFDEQKFKELYAEIVSGDPLQFFDTKSYTERLVETQAKTGLKDALRVAVGKINGTKTVISCMDFGFIGGSMGSVVGEKIARSIDYARENQIPLIIISKSGGARMMEAAFSLMQMAKTSAKLALLNQEGIPYLSILTDPTTGGVTASFAMLGDFNIAEPEALIGFAGPRVIRETIGKDLPKGFQSSEFLQEHGFVDFIVPRTEMKEKVGNLLKMIYTKKTSAKKVDKSE
- the gcvH gene encoding glycine cleavage system protein GcvH produces the protein MNFPSELKYTKDHEWVKVDGAIATIGVTDFAQGELGDIVFVDISSQGQSLSKESVFGTIEAVKTVSDLFMPLSGEVIEINSSLDSTPDAINSDPYGEGWIVKVKISNPAELDSLLDVAAYKALTGN